In a genomic window of Cuculus canorus isolate bCucCan1 chromosome 4, bCucCan1.pri, whole genome shotgun sequence:
- the PLAC8 gene encoding placenta-specific gene 8 protein isoform X2, which yields MASNYMITVQPPSSGALQAGKWQTGLLDCCSDFGVCICGAFCFTCLGCQVAADMDECCLCGPSVAMRTLYRTRYNIPGSILNDFLSVLCCPMCALCQLKRDINQRKQLGIF from the exons ATGGCCTCTAACTACATGATCACGGTCCAGCCACCATCGTCAGGTGCCTTACAGGCAGGCAAATGGCAGACAGGGCTGCTGGACTGCTGCTCTGACTTTGGCGTGT GTATTTGTGGAGCCTTCTGCTTCACCTGTCTGGGGTGCCAGGTGGCTGCAGACATGGATGAGTGCTGCCTGTGTGGCCCCAGTGTGGCCATGAGGACGCTCTACCGCACCAGATACAACATCCCG GGCTCCATTCTGAATGACTTCCTGTCCGTACTGTGCTGCCCCATGTGTGCACTCTGCCAGTTGAAGAGGGACATCAACCAGAGGAAGCAGTTGGGCATATTCTG A
- the PLAC8 gene encoding placenta-specific gene 8 protein isoform X1: protein MASNYMITVQPPSSGALQAGKWQTGLLDCCSDFGVCICGAFCFTCLGCQVAADMDECCLCGPSVAMRTLYRTRYNIPGSILNDFLSVLCCPMCALCQLKRDINQRKQLGIFW, encoded by the exons ATGGCCTCTAACTACATGATCACGGTCCAGCCACCATCGTCAGGTGCCTTACAGGCAGGCAAATGGCAGACAGGGCTGCTGGACTGCTGCTCTGACTTTGGCGTGT GTATTTGTGGAGCCTTCTGCTTCACCTGTCTGGGGTGCCAGGTGGCTGCAGACATGGATGAGTGCTGCCTGTGTGGCCCCAGTGTGGCCATGAGGACGCTCTACCGCACCAGATACAACATCCCG GGCTCCATTCTGAATGACTTCCTGTCCGTACTGTGCTGCCCCATGTGTGCACTCTGCCAGTTGAAGAGGGACATCAACCAGAGGAAGCAGTTGGGCATATTCTGGTAA